A DNA window from Phoenix dactylifera cultivar Barhee BC4 chromosome 13, palm_55x_up_171113_PBpolish2nd_filt_p, whole genome shotgun sequence contains the following coding sequences:
- the LOC103696437 gene encoding abscisic acid receptor PYL4-like codes for MPCTPPKSSVQRQRLSTTAGVGAINGNGMTQGPIAGGKVAAEERCTAHAVPEEVARHHEHALGPHQCCSAVVQTIAAPVPTVWSVVRRFDKPQTYKHFVKSCHVLVGDGDVGTLREVRVVSGLPAVTSTERLEILDDERHVLSFRVVGGEHRLANYRSVTTLHEAAAGGGGTVVVESYVVDVPAGNTREDTRVFVDTIVKCNLQSLARTAENLARRGGAVARADP; via the coding sequence ATGCCTTGCACTCCTCCGAAGTCCTCCGTCCAACGCCAAAGGCTCAGCACGACAGCCGGCGTCGGGGCCATAAACGGGAACGGCATGACCCAGGGGCCGATAGCCGGCGGCAAGGTGGCGGCGGAGGAACGATGCACGGCGCACGCGGTGCCCGAGGAGGTGGCGCGGCACCACGAGCACGCGCTGGGGCCGCATCAGTGCTGCTCGGCCGTGGTCCAGACCATCGCCGCACCCGTGCCGACGGTGTGGTCGGTGGTCCGCCGCTTCGACAAGCCACAGACCTACAAGCACTTCGTCAAGAGCTGCCACGTCCTCGTCGGCGACGGCGACGTCGGCACCCTCCGCGAGGTCCGGGTGGTCTCCGGCCTACCGGCGGTGACCAGCACCGAGCGTCTCGAGATCCTCGACGACGAGCGCCACGTGCTCAGCTTCCGGGTCGTCGGCGGCGAGCACCGGCTGGCCAACTACCGGTCGGTGACCACCCTCCACGAGGCCGCCGCTGGCGGCGGGGGGACGGTGGTGGTGGAATCGTACGTGGTGGACGTGCCGGCCGGGAACACGAGGGAGGACACGCGGGTCTTCGTCGACACCATCGTCAAGTGCAACCTCCAGTCGCTCGCGCGCACGGCCGAGAACCTCGCCCGGCGCGGCGGCGCCGTCGCGAGAGCAGACCCGTAA
- the LOC103696436 gene encoding protein BREAST CANCER SUSCEPTIBILITY 2 homolog B-like, with product MPTSRDRLTWQILPTAGGHFRWSAAGGDPGRRPEQPPPETLVLGEENHPDSRLPSMEDLVIQARQKVIEGGDGARCGVPMFRTGLGRSVSVSESSIRKASSFLEGGDATDREDGGGAEGFPMFRTGYGKSVTVKESSMRKAAAVLEGVDMEKGSKISLEDGGAEHLPMFHTGSGKSVRVRQSSIRKASAVLEAVGTNKGAATVLEGGGSDGGFPMFCTGSGKSVMVSQSSIRKATAVLEGENIKKDLLHKHTVDGNSSFSDSLFQTGSGKTVNLSSSGLLRASALLGLEGHNDPSIQCFELAMDHLDARITTPRENPHVKLKWDVNSGNTGSIRIDPMDAQSVQRYSKDFSLSRNQLAKDSLQNPLGFELHSSNSTQMHIKFHTAGGRSIQISSDALQRARSLLVDSDSEVLQNDEKADQPFILVPKDESDCGRTFWNKENISSVHQNAGKCKSVSEPLPCIQSFANQKASSHPLQGTNSLGVMLDQVNIECRPSGGTLVDISNNISLDHANINRLSSEKKRLRRRSSVSPFKRPRSSRFTAPLNGSISSLATDTSMSENCCRRVRVSSHYPFQFKRKNIKDFFGKCTSQQNMLAHLPDEVKHMNADNALQYRFRDESGGYEIGPEAFQNMLLQSGASLLSATKEWVANHYKWIVWKLASLERCYPVQASGKYLTVSNVLEELKYRYEREVNYGHRSAIKKILDGDALPSSMMVLCISAIHYSETEICKMDDMTGPNENNNKLTSSITVESNRNMRIEFTDGWYSLDAFLDVLLSKQLRTGKLFVGQKLRIWGAGLQGWVGPVSPLEASKTVSLLIHSNGTYRAHWADALGLCKGLGAPLAFSCIKAGGGKVPRTLVGITRIYPVLYKERFPDGGSVVGSERMEHKALQLYHQRRSKIVDDIMSEQQDVFDNDNDSDEGANILKILEAAAEPEVLMADMSSEQLISFSAYQAKQKALRQSYIQKKIEKSFEDAGLNSRDVTPFMRVRVVGLTSKGSCRKCQPREGLITIWNPTEKQKVDLVEGKIYSVAGLMPLNFGTNILYLQARGSSTVWKPTCAIQTDKFEPFFTPRKSITLSNLGEVPLASEFDIAAVIVHVGDVYISGCQKKQWIFLTDGSTCSSESLFEGQYDRLLAVSFCSPMIDNDSSALFSHTYSGSTVGFFNLAKRARDQMNHLWVAEATENSTYCVSYKLPSSLHLKEAADSAQRWAKVSYWAVQKLRERVLCIIGGHVS from the exons ATGCCGACGTCGCGGGATCGATTGACGTGGCAGATTCTTCCGACTGCCGGCGGCCACTTCCGGTGGAGCGCAGCAGGCGGAGATCCCGGGCGCCGGCCGGAACAGCCGCCGCCTGAAACCCTTGTTCTTGGCGAGGAGAACCACCCCGATTCTCGCCTCCCATCCATGGAAGATCTCGTGATCCAAG CGCGTCAGAAGGTCATAGAAGGTGGTGATGGGGCTCGTTGTGGAGTGCCGATGTTCCGTACGGGATTGGGACGATCCGTTTCGGTGAGTGAGAGTTCGATTCGGAAGGCaagttcttttcttgaaggaggAGATGCTACCGATAGAG AGGATGGTGGCGGTGCAGAGGGCTTTCCAATGTTTCGTACTGGTTATGGGAAGTCGGTTACCGTGAAAGAGTCTTCTATGAGGAAGGCAGCAGCTGTTCTTGAAGGAGTGGATATGGAGAAAG GATCTAAAATAAGTTTAGAGGATGGGGGTGCGGAGCACCTTCCAATGTTTCATACTGGTTCTGGGAAGTCAGTTAGAGTGAGGCAGTCTTCTATCAGGAAAGCATCAGCTGTTCTTGAAGCAGTGGGTACGAACAAAG GAGCTGCAACAGTTTTGGAGGGTGGTGGCAGTGATGGGGGTTTTCCAATGTTTTGTACTGGATCGGGAAAGTCAGTTATGGTGAGTCAGTCTTCAATCAGGAAGGCAACTGCTGTTCTTGAAGGAGAAAATATTAAGAAAG ACCTGCTGCACAAACATACAGTGGATGGAAACTCCAGTTTCTCTGATTCCCTTTTCCAGACAGGCTCTGGTAAAACTGTAAATTTATCTTCTTCTGGTCTTCTTAGGGCTTCTGCTTTGCTGGGTTTGGAGGGGCATAATGACCCTTCTATACAATGTTTCGAGCTTGCAATGGATCATTTGGATGCCAGGATAACTACTCCGAGGGAAAATCCACATGTGAAGCTCAAATGGGATGTGAATTCTGGTAATACTGGCTCAATTAGAATTGACCCCATGGATGCACAATCAGTCCAAAGATATTCAAAGGATTTTTCCTTATCAAGAAACCAGTTGGCTAAAGATTCACTTCAAAATCCTCTGGGGTTTGAATTGCATTCATCTAATTCTACCCAGATGCATATTAAATTCCACACTGCAGGTGGAAGATCTATACAGATTTCTAGTGATGCATTACAGCGTGCAAGGAGCCTTCTTGTTGATTCAGACTCTGAAGTTCTACAGAATGATGAGAAAGCAGATCAACCATTTATCTTGGTTCCTAAAGATGAGAGCGATTGTGGCAGGACTTTTTGGAATAAAGAAAACATCTCGTCTGTGCACCAAAATGCTGGAAAGTGCAAATCTGTGTCAGAACCCTTACCTTGCATACAATCATTTGCCAATCAAAAGGCGTCATCACATCCCCTTCAGGGTACCAATTCTCTGGGTGTTATGCTAGATCAAGTGAATATCG AATGCAGACCATCAGGTGGAACACTGGTTGATATTTCAAATAACATTAGTTTGgatcatgcaaatataaatcgGCTTTCCAGCGAAAAGAAAAGGCTCAGAAGGAGAAGCTCTGTCTCTCCATTTAAAAGGCCACGTAGTTCTAG GTTCACTGCTCCTTTAAATGGCAGCATCTCTTCCTTGGCTACTG ATACATCCATGTCAGAAAATTGCTGTCGCAGAGTGAGGGTGTCCTCTCATTATCCATTTCAATTTAAGCGAAAGAATATTAAGGATTTCTTTGGCAAATGCACTAGTCAGCAAAACATG CTGGCACATCTACCAGATGAAGTGAAACACATGAATGCAGATAATGCACTGCAATACAGATTTCGTGATGAATCTGGTGGCTATGAAATTGGGCCAGAAGCCTTTCAAAATATGCTGCTTCAGTCTGGTGCTTCATTATTAAGTGCAACTAAAGA GTGGGTCGCAAACCACTACAAATGGATTGTTTGGAAACTTGCAAGCCTCGAACGATGCTATCCGGTTCAAGCTAGTGGCAAGTACTTAACGGTGTCTAATGTGCTCGAGGAATTAAAGTACAG GTATGAGAGAGAAGTCAACTATGGCCATAGATCAGCAATAAAGAAAATTCTGGATGGGGATGCATTACCTTCTTCTATGATGGTTCTATGTATTTCAGCAATCCATTATTCTGAAACAGAGATCTGTAAAATGGATGATATGACTGGTCCAAATGAGAATAACAACAAGCTTACCAGCTCAATTACAGTTGAAAGTAACCGCAATATGAGAATAGAATTTACTGATGGATG GTATTCATTGGATGCTTTCTTAGATGTGTTACTGTCAAAACAACTCCGGACCGGAAAGCTATTTGTTGGCCAGAAGCTTCGG ATCTGGGGTGCTGGTTTGCAAGGTTGGGTTGGACCTGTTTCACCGCTTGAG GCATCAAAAACAGTTAGTTTACTGATACATAGTAACGGGACGTATCGGGCACACTGGGCTGATGCATTGGGATTAT GCAAGGGTCTTGGGGCTCCATTGGCTTTTAGCTGCATAAAGGCAGGTGGGGGTAAAGTTCCAAGGACATTGGTTGGGATTACCAGGATTTATCCTGTTTTATATAAGGAGAG GTTCCCTGATGGTGGATCTGTTGTAGGATCAGAAAGGATGGAACATAAAGCCCTTCAACTGTACCACCAGAG GCGATCAAAAATTGTAGACGATATTATGTCTGAGCAACAGGATGTTTTTGACAATGATAATGATAGCGATGAAGGGGCAAATATTTTAAAGATTCTTGAGGCTGCTGCTGAGCCTGAGGTGTTAATGGCAGATATGAGTTCCGAACAACTAATTTCTTTTTCAGCTTATCAGGCAAAGCAAAAG GCACTCAGGCAGTCTTATATTCagaagaagattgagaaatCTTTTGAAGATGCAGGCCTCAATTCCAGGGATGTAACCCCTTTTATGAGAGTGAGGGTGGTGGGATTAACCAGTAAGGGCTCATGCAGAAAGTGCCAACCAAGGGAAGGCTTGATAACAATCTGGAATCCAACTGAAAAGCAG AAAGTTGATCTTGTTGAAGGAAAGATATATTCTGTTGCTGGACTCATGCCACTGAACTTTGGTACCAATATCCTTTACTTACAAGCTAGAGGATCTTCTACAGTATGGAAACCAACCTGTGCCATACAGACTGATAAATTTGA ACCATTTTTCACCCCTCGCAAATCAATTACATTGTCAAATTTGGGTGAGGTACCTCTAGCAAG TGAGTTTGATATTGCAGCTGTAATCGTGCATGTGGGAGACGTTTATATATCTGGATGCCAGAAAAAGCAGTGGATTTTCCTGACTGATGGATCCACATGCAGTTCGGAATCTTTGTTTGAAGGGCAATATGATCGTTTGCTTGCTGTCAGTTTCTGTTCGCCCATGATTGACAATGATTCATCTGCACTTTTCAGCCACACCTATTCAGGAAGCACA GTTGGCTTCTTTAATCTTGCCAAGCGAGCAAGGGACCAAATGAATCATCTTTGGGTAGCAGAGGCGACAGAAAATTCTACATATTGTGTTTCCTATAAACTTCCCAGCAGCTTACATCTCAAGGAAGCAGCAGACTCTGCTCAGAGATGGGCAAAAGTATCATATTGG GCTGTTCAGAAGCTTCGGGAGAGAGTTTTATGTATTATTGGCGGTCATGTAAGCTAG